ACCCTTGGGAAGATTTTCTGCAGCTAGAAAAATAAAAGGATAGCGTTCTATCTCTCTCTTAGCCAAATTCTCTAAAGAAGAAAGTATCTCTAACTCAAGCTCCTGGCGTCTCTGGTTGATACCCTCTATCTTAGTTAAAAGCTCCTTAGCCTTAGTTTCTTCGTTTTCTTTTAAAAATTGAAAAACCAACTCAGGGGTCCCCATCCTGCCTGCGGCGTTTATCTTAGGAATAACCCGATAAAGTAGGTCTTCTTCAGAAAGGGTTCCGTTTAGCCTTGAGTTTTCTATAAGAAGTTTTGTTGCCAAAAAAGAGGGGGAGGAAAGGTCTCTAAACCCGTAAAAGGTAATCGTGCGATTTTCTCCAAGCAGAGGCACCATGTCAGCTAAGGTAGCTAAACCCACAAGCTCAAGGTATTTTCGTATCTGAGGGATGTTGTCTCCTCTAAAAAACCCTTGCTCGTAAAAAAACTTTCTTAGAGCCCTTATCAGGGTAAAAGCTACCCCTGCCCCGCATAGATGATAAAAGGGAGAGCTTTTAGATGTAAGCTTTCCAGAAACCACGATGGTATCAGGTTTTTCGACTACCTCGTGATGGTCTGTAACTATCACATCTATTCCCAAGGCTTTAGCCTCGTTTACGGTATCAGCTGCAGAAATTCCCACATCTACCGTGATTAAAAGACTTACCCCTTTTTGTTTGAAGTAAGGCAAAAATTTGGCGTGAAAACCATAACCTTCTTTTTCCTTACTGGGAATAAGCCATTCAACCTTACAGCCAATACTTACCAAAAAATCATACAACACAAAGCTTCCGATAATGCCGTCAGCGTCTGAGTCTCCATAAATACCTATGGTCTCGTTAGAAATAGCTGCCTGATATATTCTTTTTACCGCAGGTAACATGTCAGGAATCAAAAAAGGGTCACCAAAATCGCTAAGCTGGGGGAAGAGAAAACGATAAGCTTCTTTTATGCTGGTAAAGCCTTTATTGATCAAGACTTGAGCAAGAAACGGGGTAAAAAACCCTTTGGTTACAAATTGTTTTAAAACTTCTAAATCGACCTGTTTATTAACCCAAACTTTGGTTGACGACATACAAAACTTATTGTATCATATCCAAAACAAAAGTAAAACGGTTTTAACATGGCAAAACCTAAAATTTTAATCACCGGTGGCTGCGGATATATAGGGTCTCATGTAGCCAAACTTTTAGTCCAAAATGGATATGAAGTGGTTATCATCGATAACCTTAGCACCACCGGAAAAAAAATCCCCTATGGCAAGTTTTATCAAGTAGACCTTGCCGTAGAAGAAAAGGTAGAAAAAATCTTAAAGGAAGAAAAACCTGAGGCTGTGATGCATTTTGCAGCCTCTATCGTGGTTCCTGAAAGTGTAGCTTTTCCTCTAAAATACTACCGCAATAACGTAGAAAATACCTTAAAACTTCTTTCAGCGATGAGCAGAGCCAAGGTTAAAAAGTTTGTTTTTTCCTCTTCAGCGGCGGTTTATGGTATACCAAAAACCATTCCTGTACCAGAGGACGCACCTTTAGAACCCATCAACCCTTATGGTAGAACCAAGGCGATGATAGAAAGGGTCTTAGAGGACCTTTCTCATGCAGAGGCTTTAGACTACATAGCCCTAAGATATTTTAACGTGGCAGGGGCAGACCCAGAGGCTGAGTTAGGACCAGCCTACAACCAGCCTACCCATCTTATCATAAGAGCCCTTAAAACCGCTAAAGGAGAATATCCCTATCTTGAAATCTATGGCACCAACTATCCTACCCCAGATGGGACCTGCATCAGAGACTACATCCATGTAATGGACTTAGCCGAGGCTCATATCCTTGCCTTAGAATACTTGCTTGATGGCGGAAAAAGCCTAGTTTTAAACTGTGGGTATGGGGTTGGGGTTTCGGTAAGACAGGTGGTAGAGGCTGTAAAAAAGGTCACAGGGGTTGACTTTAAAGTAATAGAGACAGAAAGACGTCCTGGAGACCCTCCGGTTTTGATTGCCGATAATCGAAAAATTAAGTCTCTTTTTTCCTGGGAACCTAAGTTTCAGAACTTAGAAATCATCATCCAACACGCCTGGGCTTGGGAACAAAAAATTAAATAAAGAGGATAGTAATGGAAAAACCCTTAGAAAGGGTAAAGATTGCCATAGTAGGTGGTGGCCCTGCAGGTATTGCCTGCGCGATAGAAGCCAAAGCTAAAGGGTTAGAGCCTGTGGTGGTTCTGGAAAAACATAAAGAGGTATGCTATACCATTTCCAAGTTTTACAAACCAGGGAAAAGGGTAGATGCTGATTACCGAGACAAAAACGTCAAACCCATAGGGCTCTGCTCGTTTGAGACAGAAACTAAAGAGGAGTTTTTAGAAAGGATTAATTCCTGGATAAAACAGTGGAAACTTGATGTAAGACTTAATTCTGAGGTTACCAACATAGTCAAGAATAACGGTGATTATGAAATCTGGGTAAAGGATAAGCCCACATTTTTGGCTGAGTTTGTAATCATTGCTATAGGTATCTTTTGTGCACCTAACAAACCAGAATATCCCATTCCTTCTGAACTAAAAAACAGGGTATTCTTTGAACCACCAGATGTAGCCTTAGAAAACAAAAAAATTTTAGTGGTAGGTGGAGGAAACACAGCAGCTGAGGTAAGTCTTCAGTTTTGTGACAAAAACGAGGTACATCTTTCTTACCGAAGGCCTTATTTTTTTAGGATAAACGAAACTAACCTAAACCTTCTTTATCAAAAAGAAAAAGAAGAAAAAATCAAACTTTTATTAGGGACAGACATAATTCAGATAGCCCCTGAAGGTGAAAAAATAAAGGTCTTCTTTAAAGATGAAACGACTGAGTTCTATGATGTTATCATCTACTGTTTAGGAGGAACCACTCCTAAAAATTTTCTAAAAAAAATCGGAATAGAGTTAGATGAAAAAGGAAATCCTATCCTAAACGAACATCTGGAAACCAACCTTCCTAAGATTTTTCTTGCAGGAGACCTTGCGGTCAAAGGAGGAAACATCCTTAAAGCCTTTAACTCAGCCCACACCATCATAGAAAAAATCACAGAATACGAAAAAAACAGGGCTTAAGAGCTAAGGATTACTAAATTATCTCTATGGATTACCTCTTTGTTAGGTCTTTCATCAGAGGAGAGAAGATTTTGCAAATCATAGGAAGAAAATGCAGTAAGGCCTTTGGCTATGATTTCTCCTTTCTGGTTTAAACATTCTACACAGGCACCCTTTGGGAATTCTCCTTCTATCTTTTGAATCCCTGGTAAAAGTAGACTTTTTCCTTTTTCTAATAAGGCCTTTTCAGCCCCTTCATCTATATAAATCCTACCTTCTGGTTTGATGTAGTATTTTATCCAAAGTTTTCTCATGCTGAGTTTTCTTTCTTCAGGCCAAAAGATGGTACCTATCTCTTGGCCTCCCCAAAACTTTTCCAAAATAAAAGGTTCCTTACCTGAGAGAAGAACCACAGGAATGCCCATAGAGTTTGCCATCTTAGCTGCCAGCAACTTTGAATACATCCCTCCCCTTCCTAGACTTCCAGGTTTTTTACCTGCCATCTTAAAAATCGTCTCATCTACTCTAAACACCTCAGATATCTTTTCAGCCTGGGGGTTTTCTCTTGGGTCCTCCTTATAAAGGGCATCTATGTCTGAAAGGATAACCAAAAGGTCTGCCTCGATGGTTCCTGCAACCAAAGCAGAAAGGGTATCGTTATCACTAAATCTTATCCCTTCTGTCGTAACTGTATCGTTTTCATTAACTATAGGAAGTATCCCCCATTTAAGCAAGGTCTCAAAGGTTTTTTTGGCGTTAAGGTAGCGTTCCCTCAGAGATAGGTCTTCTGCAGTAAGAAGAATTTGAGACACAAAAATACCGTATTGATTAAAAAGGTTTTCATAAGCCTGAATTAAAGCCGCCTGTCCTATAGATGCCAAGGCCTGTTTTTCACAAAGAGCAAGAGGCTTTTTATAAAACTTTAACTTTGCCCTTCCACAGGCAATCGCACCTGACGAAACCAGAGCTACCTTATACCCCTCTTTAACCTTTTTCTGAAGCTGATAAACCAAGTTTTCTAAAACTTCATAGTTTAATCCCTCATCCTGTTTGGTAATTACCGCACTACCAACCTTTACTACCATCCTTTTTACATTTTTTAAAACTTTTTTTAGTCTGGCTTGTCTATCCATAACTTTATTGTCCTTGAATGATCTCTTTGTCACTGGTCTGTAATATCTCGTTTATTTTTCTCCAAAGGGCATAAATCAACTGAACCACCCCTTGGCCTGATACCGCAGAGATAGGAAAAATCTTTGGTTGGTCTTCTTCAGGGAAAAGACACACGATTCTTTCTATCTCTTCTTGGTCTGCTATCGTATCTATCTTGTTTAAGGCTATAAAGTATTCCTTTTCTAATAAACGTGGGTTAAAAAGTCTGAGTTCTTCTTTAAGTACTTGATAATCCTTCAAGACCTCTTCTTTTTTGGTTATGTCAAGCACGTAGAGTAAAACCCTTGTGCGTTCGATATGTCTTAGAAAGTCATGCCCAAGACCAATCCCCTTATGAGCTCCTTCTATCAGCCCTGGGATATCAGCCACCACAAAAGACCCTCCTTCTAACAGACTTACCACCCCTAAATTAGGCTCAAGGGTAGTAAAAGGATAGTCGGCGATTTTGGGTTTAGCTGCAGAAATCCTGCTAAGAAGGGTAGATTTCCCAGCGTTAGGGAAACCAACCAGTCCTACATCTGCTATCAATTTTAACTCAAGCAGAATCCACCTTTCCTCTCCAGGGGTTCCTTTTTCAGCAATTCTTGGGGCCTGTCTGACCGGGGTAGCAAACCTTGCGTTCCCCCTGCCGCCTTTACCTCCTTTGGCTACTACCAGGGTTTGACCAGGAGTTACCAAATCACCTAAAACCTCTCCGGTTTCTGCATCTTTTACAACAGTACCTACAGGTACACGCAAGATAAGGTCTTCCCCATCTCTTCCTTTCATCTTTTTGCCCATCCCAGGGCGACCGTTCTCAGCCTTAAAATGTACCTGATGATAAAAATCATACAGGGTATGGACCTGAGGGTCTGCCATCAAGATAACATCCCCTCCATCCCCTCCGTCGCCTCCGTCTGGACCCCCCTTAGGCACGTATTTTTCCCGTCTAAAGCTTACACAGCCATCACCACCATTACCTGCCTTAACATAAATTTTTGCCTGATCTACAAATCTTGACATAACTTACTCTTTTACCTTCTCTTTTTCTTTTCTATCTATCAACTTAAAATACTTATCAAAAAGTTTGATAAGCTTATCGGTATTAAAAAGCTCTGGAGGGGTAGAAAGGTTGGCAAAAGGAATTTCAGCCCGAGCCTTTTCTCTATGCCCTCCTGCAGAACCGATGTCTTTAAAAAGTCTGTTAGCCATTTTTCCTGCATTTTTTCTATAACCATCACAACGAATGATGATAGTTAACACTTTCTTGTATTCACCCCCTACAAACACCCAAGAAGTTTCATACACCTTGTTGAAAAAATCAGCTATCAACACTAAAACATCAGTATTACTCACCTTGCCTACATAGGTAAACATCCTGTTTTTTCTAAACTTAAGCTGGTCTAAAGCAATCTTAAAATACCTGAGTTCAGACCGCCTCAAGCTTGAGCTCTCTATCTTGGAAAGAAGATGTTTGTTCATGTGTTTATAAAGGTTCTGAAAAGCCATTACATCATGGATGTTAGCACTTTTTTCAAAGTTACTGGTGTCTGTTTTTATCCCGTAAACCAAAGCTGTAGCCAAGTAGACAGAGGGTTTGATCTTTAAAGTTTTTAAATATTCATATAGAATAGTTGCCGTAGCTCCATAATCAGGCCTGATGTCATAATACTTGGCATAGATTTCGCTAAAAAGAGGGTGATGGTCTATCACCACATCCCAGGAGATGTTTTTAAACTCTTCCCAGTGAGAGGGTTGAGAGTCAACCAAAACAAACTTATTATGTTCCTCCAGCAACTTTGGACAATACTTAACCAAGGGTATTTTCAAAACCTCTACCATCACTTTATTGTTAAGCCTGGTTATTTCGTTTATGTTAGCTATGGTTACCTTTTCTACCCGGTTTTGCAATATCCTTTTAAAAGCCAAAGCTGAAGCCAGAGAATCAGGGTCTGCCCAAATAACGATAAGCACCCTGTCTTTCTTCTCAAAAAGCTTCAGTAAATAACTTACCCGCTCCTTGTTAGACTTAAACCTAATCGTTTTATTGTTTGACTTTTTAGCCATAAAGTTTTATTTTTACTCATACATCAAAATAGAGGCTATCTCTTCCTGATAATTTTTTAAATTATAATACAGATAAAAATCAAGGTCAATTTCTCTTTTCCCTTCTAACCAATCAACCACCGGTTTACTACCCACCAAAATGTCTATCGGACGTTTTTTTTCCTCAAACTCATAAGGGATCTCTAAAAACTCAAACTCCGAAAAGTTTTCTTTTATAAACCTTAGCAAAATAAGGGTGGTTTTAACTGGTTGAAACCTTACTGGGTCTTTTACGTATAGTTGAAAACCAAAACAACGGCTGCCTTTCCATTTATCAAAAGTAGGCTCAAAAACAAAAGGCCTCAAAAATACGTGGTTTTTTTCTGGAAGGTCTAATTTTTCCCAAAAATTAAGCACCTTTTCTATCCTTAAGTAAGGAGCACCAAAAACCAGAAAGGGTAGGGTTGTGCCTCTACCTTCAGAAAGGTTGGTACCTTCAAGCAACACCTGACCTGGATAAACAAGGCTACACCACCAGGAAGGAAGGTTAGGGGAAGGTAAAACCCAAGGCCTCCCAAGTTCCTTCCATAACAAACTTTTCCTGTAACCCTTTACAGGAACTACCTCTAAATCCAAACCTGGAAAATGTCGTTTTTTAAACAGTAAGGCTAATTCTCCTATGGTTAAACCATGCCTTAAAGGTAAAGGGTCGAGGCCTACAAAGGATCTAAAATCTTCTTCTAAGTAAGGGCCTTCTATCTTTCCTCCTATCGGGTTTGGTCTGTCAAGGACTACTACTTTTTTCCCTAAGTTAAAACACACCTTAAGTAGCAAAAACATCGTCCAGATATAGGTATATACCCTACAGCCAACCTCCTGCAGGTCCACAAAAACCACGTCTATGTCTTCTAAATGATAAGGTTCTGGCTCTAACCTTGGGCCATAAAGACTTATCACAGGGGTTTGGGTAAAGGGCTCCACTTCGTCATAAGACCCTATCATGTTAGCCTGTTTCTCTGAGTAAAGCCCATGCTGAGGGGAAAAGATAAGCCTGAAGTTTTTCCCAAAAGCCTGTTTAAACCTTATAAAGGTGGGGGTAAAGGTCTCATCAAGAGAGGCCTGATTGCAAAGAAGGGCAACTTTATACTTCTGATAAACTTGATAAAGCCCCTGAGAAAAAAACAGGTCTACGCCAAAAAGAGATTTAAGAGGTTTTGCCATGGAAGTTCTGAGAAAGTTTTAGAGTTTGCATATAAGATTCTACTCCCTTAGCGATACCTTCAGCAACCATTTCTAAATAATGAGGATTTTTAAGTCGTGACTCTTCTACAGGATTGGTTATGAAAGATACTTCTACCAAAACAGCAGGCATCCTTGTACCTACCAAAACCAAGAAAGGAGCATACTTCACCCCTCGAGAAGTGGTATCAGGATAAAACCTTACTAAGGTTTGATGAAGATATTGATTAATCTTTTCTGCCAAAAGTTTTGACTCTGAAAGTTTGGTGTTAGAAAGAACTGCCTTGATTAAATCTTGAAGGTCGCTTAAGGTTTTGTCTGAAGCTGAGTTTTCAAGAGCTGCAACCCTCATAGACTCTGGGTCTGTGCTAAAGTTAAGATAATACACCTCGATACCTCTTGCGTTAGGGTCAGGAGAGGCGTTGGTATGTAGAGAGATAAAAATGTCTCCTTTTTTAGAGTTAGCTATTGCTGGCCTCTGAATTAAGGGGATAAAAACATCGGTATTCCTTGTTAAAATTACCTCTACCTCTGGCAAGTGCTCCTTAAGTTTTTGCGCTAACAGTTTAGCTATCTGAAGGTTAACCTCCTTTTCTTTGAGCCCTGTAGGTCCTACAGCCCCTGGGTCTTCGCCCCCATGTCCTGGGTCTATTACTATCCTTTTTATCCCTAAACCAAACTGTCTCGCAAGATTTATGTATTCCTGCTTGTCCTCGGGCTGTTTTTTCTTAGAAGACAAACTCTTAGATTTTTTAGGTTTGGTAGCTATAACAGTAGAAGGCATCTTTTCTTTGCCGGTAAAATCAAGCACAAGCTGATGAGGGTCCTTTAACTTAAAAATTTTGTAAGAAGTAAGGCTTTTTAGGTCAACCACAACCCTTACTACGTTTTTATCAAACTGACCTACCCTTACCTTTTGTAGATGTACGTCCTTAAGTTCTATTTCCTTAGGAACTTTAGGGTCAAGGTTTGCTGGATAGATGTCTACATAAATCCTTGGAGTAGGACTTTTAAGGATGTTAGTCTGGTACTCAAAGTTTCCAGAAACACCGATGATAATCCTGGTATAGTCTTCTCCTGTTACCGGAGAAACCTCTAACACCCTTTTGGCATCAGCTACTAAAGCTGGAGCAGGTTGAGCGTTTACCTTGGTTTCAGAACGCTTAGGTACCACTTGAGGGGCTAAAGTAATCTTAGGCTCTTGAGCGGTTTGATTTGAAGTATAAAATTCAAATGTTTCTCTCTTTTTTTTCTTCTTTTTAGCGATTTCTTTTTGAGTAGCAGGAGAAGATCGCTGAGGTAAAGGTTTTAGTTGAGCAAGATAAGCACTTTTAGGAAACCTTTGCTCAAGCTCCTTTTTATATCTTTCAGCAAGGTTTTTGTCAGATAACTCCTCACCATATATCTTAGCCAGCATATAATAGGCTTCTTCTGTCTCAGCTGAGTTAGAATAATAAGTCAAAAGTCTTTGATAATTCTTCACCGCTTGGTTCAGGTCTGATTTTCGCAAAGATTTGGTATAAGCCTGGTAATAAGCCTGAGCTGCTTGTAACACTGCCTTAGGAGCTAAAGGGTTGTTTGGATAAAGAAGATAAAACCGCTTATATTCCTCTGCCAACCTCACCCATTGCTTTCGGCTAACCTTTGGACTGTTTTTTAACCCTTCAAACTTCTTTTCCAAAGCCTGAAAACTCGTCTCTTTTTCCTCTAAAGGTTTTGAAGGCTGAGATGAATAAGAACCTTCGTCCTCTTCCTTTGGTCGGATGATAAGTTTTTGGTTTGGTGTTAAAATTTCTGACCTGAGATGGTTAAGCCTTTTAAGTTCCTCTTTAGAAACACGATATCTCTTGGCGATACTATCTAAACTTTCTCCCTTCTTTACGATGTGGTATACATACTCTTTTTTTTCTGTGGTTTTTAATTTTTCTCTGGTAGAGGGTTCTTCCTTTTTGACCAAAAGCTTTTGCCCGACTTTCACCTTATTGGTCTTTAGGTTGTTTAGTCGTTTTATCTCTTCAGGAGTTATTCCATATTTCTGAGCAATCGTTTTTAAGGTTTCACCTTTTTGAACGGTATGATATATCTCAGCCCCCTGAGAGGTTTTAGGCTTAGTTTCTTCCTTTTTTGGCTGATCCTTTTTGACCCCAACGATAAGCTTTTGTCCTACTGAAAGTTTATCCTTCTTTAGGTTATTAAGCCGCTTTAACTCAGCTATAGAAAGGTTATATTTCTTGGCTATTTTTTCTAAGGTTTCGCCTTTTTGCACGGTATGGTAAACATACTCTTGAGAGGCCTTAGGAGTAGAATAAGACTTAGTAGCCCCCTTTACTTGAGAAAATCCCCCTACCAAAAGAAGAAAAAAAGACCAGAAAAAAATTAACGTAATCCAGTTCTTGGGAATTAGTTTGAACTTTTTCATTTTTCCTTTTTATTTTAACTCCTTTTTAATCTCCCACAAAAAGTTCAGAGCTTCAACAGGAGTTATCTCTTCTATGTTTAAATTTCTTATCTTTTGAAGCACAGGATGTTCTCGGTCAAAAATAGACAACTGAGTAACCCTCTTTGAAGCTATCTTTGTTTCACTTGGTTCCTTAAGATTTTTTCTCTCTAATTTATAAAGTATTTCTTTAGCTCTGTCAACCACCTCTTGAGGAATTCCAGCCAACTTTGCCACCTCTATACCATGAGACTTGTTAGCTGCCCCTGGTAAAACCTTATACATAAAAATAATATCATCTTGCCATTCCTTAACAGCTACATGATAGTTTTTGATTCCCGTATAGATTTTACCAAGCTCAGTTAACTCAAAGTAATGGGTTGCAAGCAAGGTAAAAACCTTTTTTTCGTACAAATTTTCTGCTATAGCCCATGCAATGGACATACCATCATAGGTGCTAGTTCCTCTTCCCACCTCATCAAGAACCACCAGGCTTTTGCTGGTTGCGTTTTTCAGGATATAGGCACATTCACTCATCTCTACCATAAAGGTACTTTTACCTCGAGCAAGT
Above is a genomic segment from Thermodesulfobacterium commune DSM 2178 containing:
- a CDS encoding N-acetylmuramoyl-L-alanine amidase translates to MKKFKLIPKNWITLIFFWSFFLLLVGGFSQVKGATKSYSTPKASQEYVYHTVQKGETLEKIAKKYNLSIAELKRLNNLKKDKLSVGQKLIVGVKKDQPKKEETKPKTSQGAEIYHTVQKGETLKTIAQKYGITPEEIKRLNNLKTNKVKVGQKLLVKKEEPSTREKLKTTEKKEYVYHIVKKGESLDSIAKRYRVSKEELKRLNHLRSEILTPNQKLIIRPKEEDEGSYSSQPSKPLEEKETSFQALEKKFEGLKNSPKVSRKQWVRLAEEYKRFYLLYPNNPLAPKAVLQAAQAYYQAYTKSLRKSDLNQAVKNYQRLLTYYSNSAETEEAYYMLAKIYGEELSDKNLAERYKKELEQRFPKSAYLAQLKPLPQRSSPATQKEIAKKKKKKRETFEFYTSNQTAQEPKITLAPQVVPKRSETKVNAQPAPALVADAKRVLEVSPVTGEDYTRIIIGVSGNFEYQTNILKSPTPRIYVDIYPANLDPKVPKEIELKDVHLQKVRVGQFDKNVVRVVVDLKSLTSYKIFKLKDPHQLVLDFTGKEKMPSTVIATKPKKSKSLSSKKKQPEDKQEYINLARQFGLGIKRIVIDPGHGGEDPGAVGPTGLKEKEVNLQIAKLLAQKLKEHLPEVEVILTRNTDVFIPLIQRPAIANSKKGDIFISLHTNASPDPNARGIEVYYLNFSTDPESMRVAALENSASDKTLSDLQDLIKAVLSNTKLSESKLLAEKINQYLHQTLVRFYPDTTSRGVKYAPFLVLVGTRMPAVLVEVSFITNPVEESRLKNPHYLEMVAEGIAKGVESYMQTLKLSQNFHGKTS
- the galE gene encoding UDP-glucose 4-epimerase GalE, with product MAKPKILITGGCGYIGSHVAKLLVQNGYEVVIIDNLSTTGKKIPYGKFYQVDLAVEEKVEKILKEEKPEAVMHFAASIVVPESVAFPLKYYRNNVENTLKLLSAMSRAKVKKFVFSSSAAVYGIPKTIPVPEDAPLEPINPYGRTKAMIERVLEDLSHAEALDYIALRYFNVAGADPEAELGPAYNQPTHLIIRALKTAKGEYPYLEIYGTNYPTPDGTCIRDYIHVMDLAEAHILALEYLLDGGKSLVLNCGYGVGVSVRQVVEAVKKVTGVDFKVIETERRPGDPPVLIADNRKIKSLFSWEPKFQNLEIIIQHAWAWEQKIK
- the obgE gene encoding GTPase ObgE, which translates into the protein MSRFVDQAKIYVKAGNGGDGCVSFRREKYVPKGGPDGGDGGDGGDVILMADPQVHTLYDFYHQVHFKAENGRPGMGKKMKGRDGEDLILRVPVGTVVKDAETGEVLGDLVTPGQTLVVAKGGKGGRGNARFATPVRQAPRIAEKGTPGEERWILLELKLIADVGLVGFPNAGKSTLLSRISAAKPKIADYPFTTLEPNLGVVSLLEGGSFVVADIPGLIEGAHKGIGLGHDFLRHIERTRVLLYVLDITKKEEVLKDYQVLKEELRLFNPRLLEKEYFIALNKIDTIADQEEIERIVCLFPEEDQPKIFPISAVSGQGVVQLIYALWRKINEILQTSDKEIIQGQ
- the proB gene encoding glutamate 5-kinase, whose protein sequence is MDRQARLKKVLKNVKRMVVKVGSAVITKQDEGLNYEVLENLVYQLQKKVKEGYKVALVSSGAIACGRAKLKFYKKPLALCEKQALASIGQAALIQAYENLFNQYGIFVSQILLTAEDLSLRERYLNAKKTFETLLKWGILPIVNENDTVTTEGIRFSDNDTLSALVAGTIEADLLVILSDIDALYKEDPRENPQAEKISEVFRVDETIFKMAGKKPGSLGRGGMYSKLLAAKMANSMGIPVVLLSGKEPFILEKFWGGQEIGTIFWPEERKLSMRKLWIKYYIKPEGRIYIDEGAEKALLEKGKSLLLPGIQKIEGEFPKGACVECLNQKGEIIAKGLTAFSSYDLQNLLSSDERPNKEVIHRDNLVILSS
- the recJ gene encoding single-stranded-DNA-specific exonuclease RecJ; this encodes MSSTKVWVNKQVDLEVLKQFVTKGFFTPFLAQVLINKGFTSIKEAYRFLFPQLSDFGDPFLIPDMLPAVKRIYQAAISNETIGIYGDSDADGIIGSFVLYDFLVSIGCKVEWLIPSKEKEGYGFHAKFLPYFKQKGVSLLITVDVGISAADTVNEAKALGIDVIVTDHHEVVEKPDTIVVSGKLTSKSSPFYHLCGAGVAFTLIRALRKFFYEQGFFRGDNIPQIRKYLELVGLATLADMVPLLGENRTITFYGFRDLSSPSFLATKLLIENSRLNGTLSEEDLLYRVIPKINAAGRMGTPELVFQFLKENEETKAKELLTKIEGINQRRQELELEILSSLENLAKREIERYPFIFLAAENLPKGLLGLIANRLKNQYQVPAIVVSIENGVGFASGRAPEGLNLFKAVSKCEDLLIQYGGHKHALGFQVSLNNIEALKSRLADEIKKLTLVSKPEKEIVYVEAEVELAELLHPENLKALTYLHPYGEAHLPPNILIRNFEVKERFLLKDKHSKFVLKKGLNEIIAIWFNQVVEDERIRLVLGQPYVNTYRNTLEIKVVDVR
- a CDS encoding exo-beta-N-acetylmuramidase NamZ family protein, yielding MAKPLKSLFGVDLFFSQGLYQVYQKYKVALLCNQASLDETFTPTFIRFKQAFGKNFRLIFSPQHGLYSEKQANMIGSYDEVEPFTQTPVISLYGPRLEPEPYHLEDIDVVFVDLQEVGCRVYTYIWTMFLLLKVCFNLGKKVVVLDRPNPIGGKIEGPYLEEDFRSFVGLDPLPLRHGLTIGELALLFKKRHFPGLDLEVVPVKGYRKSLLWKELGRPWVLPSPNLPSWWCSLVYPGQVLLEGTNLSEGRGTTLPFLVFGAPYLRIEKVLNFWEKLDLPEKNHVFLRPFVFEPTFDKWKGSRCFGFQLYVKDPVRFQPVKTTLILLRFIKENFSEFEFLEIPYEFEEKKRPIDILVGSKPVVDWLEGKREIDLDFYLYYNLKNYQEEIASILMYE
- a CDS encoding DHH family phosphoesterase, encoding MAKKSNNKTIRFKSNKERVSYLLKLFEKKDRVLIVIWADPDSLASALAFKRILQNRVEKVTIANINEITRLNNKVMVEVLKIPLVKYCPKLLEEHNKFVLVDSQPSHWEEFKNISWDVVIDHHPLFSEIYAKYYDIRPDYGATATILYEYLKTLKIKPSVYLATALVYGIKTDTSNFEKSANIHDVMAFQNLYKHMNKHLLSKIESSSLRRSELRYFKIALDQLKFRKNRMFTYVGKVSNTDVLVLIADFFNKVYETSWVFVGGEYKKVLTIIIRCDGYRKNAGKMANRLFKDIGSAGGHREKARAEIPFANLSTPPELFNTDKLIKLFDKYFKLIDRKEKEKVKE
- a CDS encoding NAD(P)-binding domain-containing protein, whose product is MEKPLERVKIAIVGGGPAGIACAIEAKAKGLEPVVVLEKHKEVCYTISKFYKPGKRVDADYRDKNVKPIGLCSFETETKEEFLERINSWIKQWKLDVRLNSEVTNIVKNNGDYEIWVKDKPTFLAEFVIIAIGIFCAPNKPEYPIPSELKNRVFFEPPDVALENKKILVVGGGNTAAEVSLQFCDKNEVHLSYRRPYFFRINETNLNLLYQKEKEEKIKLLLGTDIIQIAPEGEKIKVFFKDETTEFYDVIIYCLGGTTPKNFLKKIGIELDEKGNPILNEHLETNLPKIFLAGDLAVKGGNILKAFNSAHTIIEKITEYEKNRA